The Candidatus Neomarinimicrobiota bacterium nucleotide sequence GGCGCAACGGGATTAGGCCCGCTCCTCCAGTTTGGAACGAACTCTTACTTCTTGGGCTATTGTTTCTGAGAGTCTGTCCTCTTCAACATCAAGATCGTAGTCCATTTGTAAACCGAGCCAGAACTGTGGAGACATTCCAAAATAATGAGCCAAGCGAAGAGCTGTATCTGCCGTGATTCTCCGTTTCCCCAGCACTATTTCATTTATTCTTCGAGGCGGAACCCCTATGTCATTGGCCAGTCTGTTCTGACTCAATCCCATCGGCTTGAGGAACTCCTCCATCATTATTTCACCAGGGTGCACTGGTGGAATTCTTCGGGCTGTCATGGATCACCTCCTAGTGATAATCAGTGATTTCAACATTCATAACCTCCCCTTCATTCCATTCAAAACAGACTCTCCACTGATCATTGATGCGTATGCTGTGTTGTCCTTTTCTGTTTCCAGACAAGGCTTTGAGTCTACTAGATGGTGGAACGCGCAAGTCCTGCAGAGTCTGAGCACGGTTTAACATTCGTAGTTTTCGAAAGGCGGTTTTCTGAATGTCATGAGGATATTTCCGTGAAAAAACTCGTCTGAATGTTTTTTCTGTTTCCTTCGACCTAAACGATTTTATCACGCTAGAAAGTAGGGCCTATAACGCATAACGTCAAGCGTTAAGAATAACCGACCACTCTGGTCTCCATTCTTTAGCGAGCATGCTTTTCCGCAGGACCCTGTGGGGTTCGTTTCCGCCTACTCCCGAGGGGGCAGGCAGGTCTGCCTCAGGCACAAGCAAAATGGCAAAAATGTGAAGATTTGGGGTTGACTGGATAAACGGGCTTGTGGTTAACCGGTGATGGTGGGAGGTTTGTTACGACGGTCAAGAGAAATATTCAGCTACCAGCCGAAGATTATTCCGAATCTGAAAGCAGGTTTTGACAGATTGATGGTTCCGAACACGGCTTCTTCATCACCCCCGTTCGTCCACTTGTCCCCCTTAAACTTCCCCC carries:
- a CDS encoding HigA family addiction module antitoxin, encoding MTARRIPPVHPGEIMMEEFLKPMGLSQNRLANDIGVPPRRINEIVLGKRRITADTALRLAHYFGMSPQFWLGLQMDYDLDVEEDRLSETIAQEVRVRSKLEERA
- a CDS encoding type II toxin-antitoxin system RelE/ParE family toxin; this translates as MIKSFRSKETEKTFRRVFSRKYPHDIQKTAFRKLRMLNRAQTLQDLRVPPSSRLKALSGNRKGQHSIRINDQWRVCFEWNEGEVMNVEITDYH